The DNA sequence CCCAATTCGCCCGACGCCGCGATGTCCGCGCGGAGCGGTTCCCAGGTCAGCGACACGCCCGGTTCGTCCAGCCCCGCCATGAACTCGCGGATCGCGTCGCGGCCGGCGATCTCGCCGACCCCGGGCTGGATCATCGCGCCGTCGGGGTGGAACCACGAGACCCACGCGTCCGCGCCACCTTCGGCCACGTCGGCCGCGAACGCGCGGTCGGCG is a window from the Gemmatimonadota bacterium genome containing:
- a CDS encoding nuclear transport factor 2 family protein, yielding ADRAFAADVAEGGADAWVSWFHPDGAMIQPGVGEIAGRDAIREFMAGLDEPGVSLTWEPLRADIAASGELGWTTGTYVSRSGPEEEGSATVEGRYVSIWRLHEGTWKVVMDLGNPGEPQIRILTASRSGR